The Caldicellulosiruptor obsidiansis OB47 genome segment CTTCAAAAGGTCGTACTTTGACTTGTCAATGTAATAAGGCACTATCACAAGGTCAGGGTTTGCCGCAATTATCTTTTCAATGTCGTTGCTCGAATATCTGCCTTTTACATTCTTAGCAAGATTTACGACATTCGAATTGTTCTTGTCATCAGCAAATATAGAAAGCCCAACGATTCTGTTAGCAGACACCATATTGAGCAAAATCTCATCTGTCTGAAGCGCAAGCGACAAAATCCTTTGAGGTTTCTGTTTTACAGTTATGCTATACCCCTTTCCATCCTTGACTGTGACAGGAAAGTCAGCAGCATGAGAATAAAATGGAATTAAAGCTACCGCAAATGCAATTAAAACAACTATTGCAACTAACTTTTTAGAAAACTTCATCAGCATATTCAACCCCTTTGTATGTAATAATTTGCTTGCATTATTATATCACACAAGTTGCTGGATGTCTATACTAATTATTTCTGTTTCTTCTGGTAATAAATTTAATAAAGTAGGATCAAAAGGTAATTCGCGATTTACCCACCTTATATAACCACTGACAGGAGACTTTAAAGTGTATGTCTTATAGATTGACTCAATTCTTGCAAACTCCTCTCCTTCTTGGATATATCCTGATGTCTTGAAGAATTCAAATATAACAATGTCACCAAGTTCCATCTCCAAATTCTTAGTTATACCTACCGAAGCAACCGAACCATTAACTTCAACCCATATGTCTCCAAAAAGAAGCCTCTCTCCATACAGCATCTTTTTTCTTCCTCTTCCTTGAAGTATTTTCATTTA includes the following:
- a CDS encoding glycine cleavage system protein H; this translates as MLYGERLLFGDIWVEVNGSVASVGITKNLEMELGDIVIFEFFKTSGYIQEGEEFARIESIYKTYTLKSPVSGYIRWVNRELPFDPTLLNLLPEETEIISIDIQQLV